The following proteins come from a genomic window of Leucoraja erinacea ecotype New England chromosome 1, Leri_hhj_1, whole genome shotgun sequence:
- the ap5s1 gene encoding AP-5 complex subunit sigma-1 — MVRGFVLLALGRARSRVLYSRLFAPEGQREPEPQPQREPQPPAEPEPQPEERPPSAEPDQAGPALGPQRCRLWGKEQLTAVARQVSSSCILARQAADKPLFDSGAAVGEESVRSQEPDLGVFRLSAGEIFGEETVVVWLGVLSVGFALVCDPHENLALAENTLRLLVKYLKEHLKLLVQSNDIVLKTDRIEAILNTFLPHGQLMFVNCCFIQSLEKELNASMCK, encoded by the exons ATGGTGCGGGGCTTCGTGCTGCTGGCGCTGGGGCGCGCGCGGAGCCGAGTCCTGTACTCGCGGCTGTTCGCGCCCGAGGGGCAGCGCGAGCCCGAACCCCAACCCCAGCGCGAGCCCCAACCGCCGGCCGAACCCGAACCCCAGCCCGAGGAGCGGCCGCCCTCAGCCGAGCCCGACCAGGCCGGCCCTGCCCTCGGCCCTCAGCGCTGCCGGCTGTGGGGAAAGGAGCAGCTGACGGCCGTGGCCag GCAAGTGTCTTCCTCCTGTATTTTGGCTCGACAAGCAGCAGATAAGCCACTCTTTGACTCTGGGGCAGCGGTAGGCGAGGAATCCGTTCGGTCTCAGGAGCCGGATTTGGGCGTGTTCCGGCTCTCTGCCGGCGAGATTTTCGGCGAAGAAACGGTAGTTGTATGGCTGGGTGTCCTTTCTGTGGGCTTTGCCCTGGTCTGTGACCCTCACGAGAACCTGGCGCTGGCAGAAAACACCCTCCGACTGCTGGTGAAGTACCTCAAGGAGCATCTGAAGCTGCTCGTCCAAAGCAATGACATTGTGCTCAAGACCGATAGAATTGAGGCCATCCTGAACACGTTCTTGCCACATGGCCAGCTGATGTTTGTTAACTGCTGTTTCATTCAGAGTCTGGAGAAAGAACTCAACGCTTCCATGTGCAAGTAA